The following proteins are co-located in the Gorilla gorilla gorilla isolate KB3781 chromosome 7, NHGRI_mGorGor1-v2.1_pri, whole genome shotgun sequence genome:
- the TMEM70 gene encoding transmembrane protein 70, mitochondrial isoform X2 produces MLFLALGRPWAVELLLCGRRTALCAAAALRGPRASVSRASSSSGPSGPVAGWSTGPWGAARLFRRPGRAQIPVYWEGYVRFLHTPSDKSEDGRLIYTGNMARAVFGK; encoded by the exons ATGCTGTTTCTGGCGTTGGGCCGCCCATGGGCGGTCGAACTGCTTCTCTGCGGAAGGAGGACTGCATTGTGTGCGGCCGCCGCGCTCCGTGGTCCCCgggcctctgtctcccgggcgtCCTCCAGCAGCGGGCCTTCGGGGCCGGTAGCCGGCTGGAGTACGGGGCCTTGGGGAGCCGCGCGCCTTTTCCGGCGTCCGGGTCGAGCGCAG ATCCCTGTTTATTGGGAAGGATATGTCCGATTCTTACATACACCATCTGACAAATCAGAAGATGGAAGGCTAATTTATACTGGCAATATGGCCCGAGCAGTGTTTGGTAAGTAA